In one Carassius carassius chromosome 14, fCarCar2.1, whole genome shotgun sequence genomic region, the following are encoded:
- the ppp4r3b gene encoding serine/threonine-protein phosphatase 4 regulatory subunit 3B, with protein MSDTRRRVKVYTLNEERQWEDRGTGHVCCSEADSLTVTGEADGSLLLESRISPDTAYQKQQDTLIVWSEAENCDLALSFQEKAGCDEIWEKICQVQGKDPSVEITQDPVDESEEERFEDTPESAQLLELPPCEPERLEELAELVTSVLPSPVRRERLALALLSSGYIRKLLQLFRASEEAGDRQGLQQLYQIVRGLLFLNKATLFEVMFSDDCIMDVVGCLEYEPALLQPKSHREFLTQTARFREVIPITDSELRQKIHQTYRVQYIQDIILPTQSVFEDNFLSTLSSFIFFNKVEIVSMLQEDEKFLTEVFAQLTDEATEDSKRRELVNFFKEFCAFSQTLQPQNRDAFFKTLANLGILPALEIVMGMEDVQVKAAATDIFSYLVEFSPSMVREFVMQEPQQADDDVLLINVVIKQMICDSDPELGGAVQLMGLLRTLIDPENMLAPASKAEKSEFLSFFYKYCMHVLTAPLLANTAEEDPDLSEGAARVNPVCPDNFQTAQLLALILELLTFCVEHHSYHIKSYIMTRDLLRRVLTLMNSRHSFLALCALRFMRRIIGLKDEYYNRYIVKGNLFEPVINALLDNGTRYNLLNSAIIELFEFIRVEDIKSLTAHIVDNFTTALESIEYVQTFKGLKQRYEQEKERQSRGFSRYRRDTRSFEEDEDTWLNEDEEEDEVPDTGLDKCKSDYGKFMESEKVKESQDKENQAKRKFSFCHSAGAANTANGSRPPPSTSSSRAAAPPSGQTARTGLVDYPDDEDEEDEEEDAGEEQAPHKRPRLGS; from the exons ATGAGCGACACCCGGCGGCGGGTGAAAGTGTACACGCTGAACGAGGAGCGGCAGTGGGAGGACAGGGGCACCGGGCATGTGTGCTGCTCGGAGGCGGACTCGCTGACGGTCACCGGAGAGGCTGACG GCTCTCTGCTGCTGGAGTCCCGGATCAGCCCCGACACCGCGTACCAGAAGCAGCAG GACACACTCATCGTCTGGTCCGAGGCGGAGAACTGTGACCTGGCTCTGAGCTtccaggagaaagcaggctgtgATGAGATCTGGGAGAAGAtctgtcag gtgcaggGCAAGGACCCGTCTGTGGAGATCACACAGGACCCCGTGGATGAGTCTGAGGAGGAGCGGTTCGAGGACACGCCGGAGAGCGCTCAGCTGCTGGAGCTGCCCCCCTGTGAGCCGGAGCGTCTGGAGGAGCTGGCCGAGCTGGTGacgtctgtgctgccatcgcccGTCCGCCGTGAGAGGCTGGCGCTCGCTCTGCTCAGCTCAGGATACATCAGGAAGCTGCTGCAGCTGTTCCGGGCGAGCGAGGAGGCGGGCGACCGCCAGGGCCTGCAGCAGCTCTACCAGATCGTGCGCGGCCTGCTCTTCCTCAACAAGGCCACGCTGTTCGAGGTGATGTTCTCTGACGACTGCATCATGGATGTGGTGGGCTGTCTGGAGTACGAGCCGGCGCTGCTGCAGCCCAAGAGCCACCGTGAGTTCCTGACGCAGACGGCCCGCTTCAGAGAGGTGATCCCCATCACAGACTCAGAGCTGCGGCAGAAGATTCACCAGACCTACCGCGTGCAGTACATCCAGGACATCATCCTGCCCACGCAGTCCGTCTTCGAGGACAACTTCCTGTCCACGCTGTCCTCCTTCATCTTCTTCAATAAAGTGGAGATCGTCAGCATGCTGCAG gAGGATGAGAAGTTCCTGACGGAGGTGTTCgctcagctcacagatgaagctACAGAGGACAGCAAGAGGAGAGAGCtg GTGAACTTCTTCAAGGAGTTCTGTGCTTTCTCACAAACGCTGCAGCCTCAGAACAGAGACGCCTTCTTCAAAACGCTGGCCAATCTGGGCATCTTACCAGCGCTGGAGATCGTTATG ggcatGGAGGACGTGCAGGTGAAGGCTGCGGCCACAGACATCTTCTCTTACCTGGTGGAGTTCAGTCCGTCTATGGTGCGTGAGTTCGTCATGCAGGAGCCGCAGCAGGCCGACGAC GACGTGCTGCTGATTAACGTGGTGATCAAGCAGATGATCTGTGACTCGGACCCGGAGCTGGGCGGTGCAGTGCAGCTGATGGGGCTCCTGAGGACCCTCATCGACCCTGAGAACATGCTCGCTCCGGCCAGC aaGGCAGAGAAGAGCGAGTTCCTCAGCTTCTTCTACAAGTACTGTATGCACGTGCTGACGGCTCCGCTGCTGGCTAACACGGCCGAGGAGGACCCAG ATCTGAGCGAGGGAGCGGCTAGAGTTAACCCTGTGTGTCCAG aTAACTTCCAGACGGCTCAGCTGCTGGCTCTGATACTGGAGCTGCTGACCTTCTGTGTGGAGCATCACTCGTACCACATCAAGAGCTACATCATGACCAGAGACCTGCTGAGGAGGGTGCTGACGCTCATGAACTCCAGACACAGCTTCCTGGCGCTCT GTGCGCTGCGCTTCATGAGGAGAATCATCGGCCTGAAGGACGAGTATTACAACCGCTACATCGTGAAAGGAAACCTGTTCGAGCCGGTCATCAACGCGCTGCTGGACAACGGCACCAGATACAACCTGCTGAACTCAGCCATCATCGAGCTGTTTGAGTTCATCAGAGTG GAGGACATCAAATCTCTGACCGCACACATCGTGGATAACTTCACCACGGCGCTGGAGTCCATCGAGTACGTGCAGACCTTCAAGGGCCTGAAGCAGCGCTACGAGCAGGAGAAAGAGCGTCAGAGCCGAGGCTTCAGCAG GTACCGCAGGGACACACGCTCCTTCGAGGAGGACGAGGACACGTGGCTGaacgaggatgaggaggaggacgaGGTCCCGGACACCGGCCTGGACAAGTGCAAGAGCGACTACGGGAAGTTCATGGAGAGCGAGAAAG TGAAAGAGAGTCAGGACAAGGAGAACCAGGCCAAGCGGAAGTTCAGCTTCTGTCACTCGGCTGGAGCGGCTAACACCGCTAACGGCTCCAGACCTCCACCCTCCACCTCCTCCAGCAGAGCTGCAGCGCCACCTTCAGGCCAGACGGCCCGG ACTGGACTCGTGGACTACCCAGACGATGAGGacgaggaggatgaggaggaggacgcTGGCGAGGAGCAGGCGCCGCACAAGAGACCTCGTCTGGGCTCGTAA